In one window of Eggerthella guodeyinii DNA:
- a CDS encoding response regulator transcription factor, translating to MRTDNGGVACGGVRGIAPQMALGTWLAWFWLAFGNGWCNPLEGKGYLVAAAPAALLAGAAVFLVAAWKGGAFDRLARKRSLALASGVVWAACSLPLALSSTIALPDGLAGTLSLVASPFAAWLLLLCGRAYAGETITRAFSLFLVAWLLTFLAYFLATSLSGLGGALVFSLMPCATALLLVVPTSAPGAPSEPARRLDETSALEPEEARVRFVEMAIGLAAFFFTIGFVRSTGLGQSTGPANFHLGAEPAVALMAAYAVVGIAFSLRGSLSLKFIRACYAFAGLGLSFATMTMALTGVGGEGVRTVTDIAYLALLPVIWCAMVAGVRIHGRTAGFSFGVVLGTISASSALGWAAQNLIAFVYANQSASTTILLGLGFLCFAYFMFGFPVTAYSSYLMRKEDLPADIETFDRPNVKAGLSFREASALVAGETKLSKREQEVFFLLVKGWSNERIAEDLVVSYHTVRAHVRNIYAKLEVHNRQEILEKIEAARTASQEGEPSLPS from the coding sequence ATGCGTACTGACAACGGCGGGGTCGCATGCGGAGGCGTGCGCGGCATCGCGCCCCAGATGGCCCTGGGGACCTGGCTTGCGTGGTTCTGGCTCGCCTTCGGCAACGGCTGGTGCAACCCTCTCGAGGGGAAGGGCTATCTCGTCGCGGCCGCACCGGCGGCGTTGTTGGCGGGTGCCGCCGTGTTTCTGGTCGCTGCCTGGAAAGGCGGCGCGTTCGACCGGCTCGCCCGCAAGCGCTCGCTGGCGCTCGCCTCCGGCGTCGTCTGGGCGGCCTGTTCGCTCCCCCTCGCGCTCTCGTCGACCATCGCGCTTCCGGACGGGCTCGCCGGGACGCTCTCCCTCGTCGCCTCCCCGTTCGCCGCGTGGCTGTTGCTGCTGTGCGGCCGCGCGTATGCTGGCGAAACGATCACGCGCGCGTTCTCCCTGTTCCTCGTCGCATGGCTGCTCACGTTTCTCGCGTACTTCCTCGCGACGAGCCTTTCGGGATTGGGCGGGGCCCTGGTCTTCTCGCTCATGCCCTGCGCGACCGCCCTTCTGCTCGTCGTTCCCACGAGCGCGCCGGGCGCGCCGAGCGAACCCGCCCGCCGTTTGGACGAGACGAGCGCGCTCGAGCCGGAAGAGGCTCGCGTGCGGTTCGTCGAGATGGCCATCGGGCTCGCCGCGTTCTTCTTCACCATCGGGTTCGTCAGATCGACGGGGCTCGGCCAGTCAACGGGGCCCGCGAACTTCCACCTGGGGGCCGAACCCGCCGTCGCGCTCATGGCGGCCTACGCCGTCGTCGGCATCGCCTTCTCCCTGCGCGGAAGCCTGTCGCTGAAGTTCATCCGGGCATGCTACGCCTTCGCGGGGCTGGGCCTGTCCTTCGCCACCATGACGATGGCCCTGACCGGCGTCGGCGGCGAAGGCGTGCGCACGGTCACCGATATCGCCTACCTCGCCCTGCTCCCGGTTATTTGGTGCGCCATGGTGGCTGGCGTGCGCATCCACGGACGCACTGCGGGCTTCTCCTTCGGCGTGGTGCTGGGGACGATCTCGGCCAGCAGCGCGCTGGGATGGGCTGCCCAGAACCTCATCGCGTTCGTCTACGCGAACCAAAGCGCCTCCACCACGATCTTGCTGGGACTCGGGTTCCTCTGCTTCGCGTACTTCATGTTCGGGTTCCCGGTGACGGCGTACTCCTCGTACCTCATGCGCAAAGAAGATTTGCCCGCCGACATCGAGACGTTCGATCGGCCGAACGTCAAAGCGGGACTGTCCTTCCGCGAGGCCTCGGCACTCGTCGCCGGCGAAACGAAGCTCTCGAAACGCGAGCAGGAGGTGTTCTTCCTGCTCGTCAAAGGGTGGAGCAACGAGCGCATCGCCGAGGATCTGGTGGTGTCGTACCACACGGTGCGCGCTCACGTTCGCAACATCTACGCGAAGCTGGAAGTGCATAACCGCCAGGAAATACTCGAGAAGATCGAAGCGGCGCGCACCGCTTCCCAAGAGGGCGAGCCGTCCCTGCCAAGCTAG